The sequence AGATCACTCCCCATGGCAATGACGTCGGGACCCCGTGAGCATCACCATTCATGAAATTCCCAAATCGTCCAAATACCTGGCCAAGAGAAAGGCCTAATACCGAAATATCTCCGACTGTCCACAGATTAAACTTAAACATACGAGAAAATACTAGAATCCCAATGATTGCGCCTACAATACCGCCGTGGATAGCTAAGCCACCTTTCCATATAGCTACGATATCCGCTAGATTTTTACTGTAATAACTCCAAGTGAAAATTACGTAATATATCCTGGCACCTAAAATGCTTAATAGAAAAGAATACATCATGAGGTCAATATATTTCTCAAAATTCCAACCAAGCCCACGACGCTTAATTTCTAAATTTGCAATGTAAATTGCAAATAAAAAGCTAATCAGATACATTAAGCCGTAATATCTTATGACTATTGGCCCTATTTGAAGAAAAACCGGATTCATTTTTTGTCTCCTCGTTTAAATGATGACGGAAGTTTTATACTACTTCTATATTTTGCAACGGTCCTACGCTTTATGTAAATAGCGAATTCTTCTAATTTTTGGGCGATTTTGAGATCGGAAAAAGATTGATTCTGATCCACTATATCCCGGATAATGTACTTCACTCTCTCTACGGCAACGCCACTGACCTGACGAGGACAAAGGTATTTCAGAGGAAGTATTCCTGAAGGTGTGGCGATATATTTAGAGGCTATGGCGCGGCTAATAGTCGAAGAATGCACTTCAACTTGCTCTGCAATTTCTTTCTGATAGATAGGCATAAGAAAATGAATACCTTTGTCAAAATAATCTTTCTGCCTTTCAACTAAGATATTTCCAACTTTATCCATCATTTCATTTCGGCGGCTTATCATATCTATGAGCTTTTTGGCGTTATTAATTTTCTCGCGAATAAATTCCTTGGTTTTTTCATCGGTATCAGGAGCCTGAAAAAGGTCGAGATACTTCTGGTTGAAACGTATTTTTATCCCCTTTTCTTTCTCCAGGTTAATGAACACGTATGAGTCCCCTTCCTTCCTGATCTCAAAAGAAGGAATTACATTAACCTCGCCATTATTATTCAGAAAACTCTCGGCAGGAACCGGGCTGAGATTATTCTCGATAAATTCAGCTGCCCGTTCGACATCTTCTTCGTCGATACTAAGCTCCATCGCAATAGTCTCATAATCTTTCCTCGCCAGTTCCTCAAGATAATCTGTAACTATCATATCTAAAATTTCTTTAAGGTCGTCGTCTTCAAAAGAATAGGATTGGATCTGAAGAAGCAAGGATTCCTTGACATTCCTGGCCCCGACACCCGCCGGCTCAAAAGACTGGACAACAGAAAGCAAGCTTTTTATACGATTTTCCGCAACGTTAAAATCCTTCATCAATTGAACCTTAAGATCAGGGAACCCCTCTAAAAATCCCCGGTCATTAATATTCTCGATGATCTTATTGGCGATCGAAAAGTCCGGTTCCTCTAGATATTCAAGTTCTAGTTGAACCATGAGATGATCATAGAGCGAGCCACCATTTGAGGCTACTTTATCCAGGTAATTAAAATGTTCTTCTGATGGAGACCGAAGCCGTGTTATAGAGGACCCGCTATCTCGTAAATAAGAAAGCAACGCATCTTGCTGCTCAATATCTACGACTATATTTTCTTCGCTTTCCTGTTGAACTTTTGCGGTTAATTCCTGATATGGAAGATTAAGTATCTTCAAGCTTTGGATCATCAATGGAGTCAATATTTGCTTCAGTTGTTGTCGAAGCTCCAGTCCTTGTTGCATATTTAATTGCATACTTATATCCTTTCGCGCCTTACAAACAGCAAGATCATAATCAGCATCATCTACTATACGATCAATAGTAAGGGAATACAAGGGAATTTGTTATTTAATAATTTCTTTATCATATCTCTCTTTGTTCGAAATATTTTCTACTAGATTATTAAATGAGGGAACGAGGCGATTCTTTATCTTTATATAAATAAAAATGATAAATACCAAGATAAATATTAAGACAAAAAATGTTTTAATGAATAGTAATCTATAGTTATTAACAGGGATAACCCGTATTCTAAAGTCTTTATCAATATTTCTGGCTGTGAAATATGTAATATTAATGTCACTGGAAATGTTTTTGACTCTCTTATCAATACTAGCGACGCTATCGTTTATATTTATGTCAATATTATCATCTCCAATAACCAGCAAATCAATAATTGGATAGATTGCCTTAACAGGCAGTTCATATGTCCGCTTAAAATTGTACGGAACTATAACGGTATATGAAAAAATACTTTCTCCGGGACGGACCCCCTCGTCAAAAGAAATATTTTTGTTGGCAATCTTTGCGATAGGAGAAGCGTTAAGCAATGTAGCACCTTCAAAAAACGGATATAAAAAACCATTATTTCCTGAAACAAAGTAATTCAAGCCTTTGTTTTCGAGTATTAACCGCACATCAAAAATCAAGTGATCTTTCATCGAAGAAATAATGCAATGATAAAGCTTTATGGTTAAATCCTGCGGCCTATAGTCCGGAGTGTATACATTGAGAGTAATCGAGGCCTCGTTATTCTGAATGGTTTCCTTGTTATAGAAAGTGTATCCTTCGTATACCGTGCTTAAAGATAAAACACTTTCAGTAGTCAGCTGCTCCAAGTCTTTTCTCGCGAATCCGGTTTTATCTGAGGTTAGATCCGTAGTTGCTACGAGTTGGTCTTTATTAAAGAGAACTAAATCTACGGTTTGGTCTTTCACGTAAGTGCCCAAACCATTATTGTACACTTTTATCTCTATAGAGTATAGCAAGGGGGTTTCAGCTAATAATAAAAAAATAAAACTTAGTAAAAATCTATAAATATAATAATTGCTTTTCATTTTTTTCTTTAACCGCATATAAATTGTAAATAGCCCTATTTCCATCTTACAATATTATCAGAACTTTTCAATAGGATTGGAATATAACTACAGGAAAAAAAACAAATTTCTATAAAAACCGGCAGATAAAAGAGACGAAAGATTTGGCGCATCTGCGCAGGTGAGATTCCTACCGGATGCGCTCAAATATAAAAGCTGCAACAAATCTAGGAGCAAAATTTATTAATTTATTTCGATAACAACATAATACGAAAACCCTTCTCTACGGATCAGCAACAATAACCGGTCCCCCTTTTTTATATCAGCTATTGCCTTATCGAAATCATTGGTGTTTGTTACCTCTTGCTGATTGACTTCCATGATGAGATCACCCGGCTTAAGCCCAACCTCGTCTGATAAACTCCCAGCTTCTATATCAGAAACGAGTACACCCTTTAATCCTTTATATCCCAGTTTATCCGCTAGATCCTGAGTTAACGGCTGAACCTTAAGTCCAAGTTTATTGAATTGTGCCGGCGGTGATGACTTCTGAGCTGCCTTACCTTCCTGTAACAATTCTATATGTGCGGTTATCTCCATTTCTTTGCCATTTCTAATAATGTTCAGCTTAACATTCTGCCCGACCTTTGACGTCGCGACCATATTCCTGAGTTCCGCCGGATCGGTTACTTTCTTTCCATCATAACTAGTAATTACGTCCCTGCGTTTTACCCCTGCTTTTTCAGCAGGACTTCCCGGTGAAACCTCAACGACCAGGACACCCTCTGAGGTTTTTACGCCCAGTTGCCGAGCCAGCTTCTCATCTATCTGCTGAATATACACACCCAACCATCCACGTGTGATCTTTCCATATCTTATCAGGTCATCCATGACAATTTTCGCCATATTCGAGGGGATTGCAAAACCGATGCCTTCATAGCCCCCTGTCCTGGAAAATATCGCAGTGTTAATTCCTACGAGCTCTCCATTAATATTGAGCAGTGCACCGCCACTGTTCCCTGGATTGATCGCGGCATCCGTCTGCATAAAATCTTCATAATCAACCAGACCGATTCTCGACCTGCCTTTTGCCGATATTATGCCAACCGTAACTGTTTGAGTAAAACCAAAAGGACTCCCGATTGCAATTGCCCATTGTCCGACTTCTATTTTGTCAGAGTCACCGAATCTCACCACAGTCAGGTTTTTTGCCTCGATCTTGATAACAGCAAGGTCGGTCTTCGTATCCACCCCAATGACTTTTCCCTTGAACTCACGAGCATCATTCAATCTCACTACTATCGAAGTCGCGCCTTCAATTACATGATTATTAGTCAGAATATATCCTCGAGAATCGACAATAACACCAGAACCAAGACTAGTCTGTTTGTAGTCACCTCGAGGCGCTTCAAAGAATTTTCGTAAAAAATCGTCTCCAAAAAATTCTCTTAACGATTCTTGAGCTTCTTCGTTCTTAACTACCCTTGTTGTTGAAATATTAACCACTGCCGGAGTCGCTTCTTTCGAAATCTTAATAAAAGCATCTTGGGCCCCATCCAATGATTTTGAGGTATCGATAGTCATGCCAGGAACAACTACTATAAAGAGCATAGCTAAGGTT comes from Candidatus Margulisiibacteriota bacterium and encodes:
- the lgt gene encoding prolipoprotein diacylglyceryl transferase, with protein sequence MNPVFLQIGPIVIRYYGLMYLISFLFAIYIANLEIKRRGLGWNFEKYIDLMMYSFLLSILGARIYYVIFTWSYYSKNLADIVAIWKGGLAIHGGIVGAIIGILVFSRMFKFNLWTVGDISVLGLSLGQVFGRFGNFMNGDAHGVPTSLPWGVIFPSDTPAGMQFPDTPIHPVMLYEMVLDFVIFLMLWRLRKRPFKPGFLSMLYFILYSIIRFFVCFFRADSLMLGPLKVAQVISILTIVVAGYIMYSRKLWETESL
- the rpoN gene encoding RNA polymerase sigma-54 factor translates to MQLNMQQGLELRQQLKQILTPLMIQSLKILNLPYQELTAKVQQESEENIVVDIEQQDALLSYLRDSGSSITRLRSPSEEHFNYLDKVASNGGSLYDHLMVQLELEYLEEPDFSIANKIIENINDRGFLEGFPDLKVQLMKDFNVAENRIKSLLSVVQSFEPAGVGARNVKESLLLQIQSYSFEDDDLKEILDMIVTDYLEELARKDYETIAMELSIDEEDVERAAEFIENNLSPVPAESFLNNNGEVNVIPSFEIRKEGDSYVFINLEKEKGIKIRFNQKYLDLFQAPDTDEKTKEFIREKINNAKKLIDMISRRNEMMDKVGNILVERQKDYFDKGIHFLMPIYQKEIAEQVEVHSSTISRAIASKYIATPSGILPLKYLCPRQVSGVAVERVKYIIRDIVDQNQSFSDLKIAQKLEEFAIYIKRRTVAKYRSSIKLPSSFKRGDKK